A part of Candidatus Electrothrix aestuarii genomic DNA contains:
- a CDS encoding DUF4091 domain-containing protein — protein sequence MTFSHRFQYIIICLLAVLLPAQAFAANDLELYTYKLTESTSAYQLWTAPPSHRVFKDESIPTENGSGVKVYAAKKEFEPFLVIVQPATSGPVNISVSNFGTGISAEIYQVKYVPITQATDNLGKTGPYPDPLWPVENGATVQLTAGENTAFWISLAVDGDTTAGNYPGTVTISRTSVPVNLHVFDFALPADPLVKSQMNFSHNTILDTYGVSGFGAEYWAYVDAMKQYFIDHRLTPKSALWSGGLTSSGGAPYIDYDCDTATLSDPHGIWGFEEPAARYLDGTGLMDGTFADPFNDGIGFPSFMAMTFQSNDASADQRPSTFCGLSRGAGDWYTVDNPTSAFNLKWFEYISSIQSYLNTMGYLDKAYYYFANEPQDQADYDAVAWYSRYLKQAAPNLKLMVSENPRSEIYEHADYVEDGQIDIWLPVLNEYDPAISWNREKEHGEESWVYFLHGTRPPYFNPITLDHPGIESKFTGWFLWKYRVRGIAYYSLNNWSKNPWTAPLNDGHNGDLFMLYPPSEDNTPISFGSNNHRFVPSIRFELMRDSLEDYAYLYILNNSSRPEVDVANPADSQVNKIITGLTSYTRSDEFLYNLRRLIGLKNGGEIAEIPDIKPPPVHPRAEGEPGDYFINFQEVTGYPLADPLIVDGKEYMKIGWNTYDAGLGYGWYGDMDHVMYRYISNGPDELRKSIIYDDWGRQKTFEFDLPNGSYTVTASVGWQDKTYSRQYISIEGVNFINDEATTPAVPYLVRSHEVTVSDNKLTMAMGIFDEYTMLNYLDIEAIAPSSTPPKVMPLLYLLLLGGDN from the coding sequence ATGACATTCTCTCACCGATTCCAATACATCATTATCTGCCTGCTGGCAGTGCTGCTCCCTGCTCAAGCCTTTGCTGCCAATGATCTGGAGCTGTACACCTACAAATTAACCGAATCAACCTCTGCATATCAACTCTGGACCGCCCCACCCAGCCATCGTGTGTTCAAGGATGAGAGCATTCCCACAGAAAACGGATCTGGGGTCAAAGTCTATGCGGCAAAGAAAGAATTTGAACCCTTCCTGGTGATTGTTCAACCTGCGACCTCCGGCCCGGTAAATATTTCTGTTAGCAATTTCGGCACCGGTATCAGCGCCGAGATCTATCAGGTCAAATATGTGCCCATCACCCAGGCTACAGACAACCTGGGTAAGACCGGCCCCTATCCAGACCCGCTCTGGCCTGTGGAAAACGGAGCCACGGTCCAGCTCACGGCAGGAGAGAACACCGCCTTCTGGATCAGCCTTGCCGTGGATGGAGACACAACAGCCGGTAACTATCCCGGCACCGTGACCATCTCCAGGACATCCGTGCCAGTTAACCTCCATGTTTTCGACTTCGCTCTTCCAGCTGATCCCCTTGTCAAATCGCAGATGAATTTTTCCCATAACACGATATTGGATACATACGGGGTCAGTGGTTTTGGAGCTGAGTACTGGGCCTATGTGGACGCCATGAAGCAGTATTTTATCGACCACCGCCTGACTCCCAAGAGCGCGCTCTGGTCCGGTGGCCTGACCAGCAGCGGCGGGGCACCGTATATCGACTATGACTGCGACACCGCAACCCTGAGCGACCCGCATGGGATCTGGGGCTTTGAAGAACCGGCAGCCCGTTATCTGGATGGCACCGGCCTGATGGACGGCACCTTTGCTGATCCTTTTAATGATGGCATAGGCTTTCCCTCCTTTATGGCCATGACCTTTCAGAGCAACGATGCCTCGGCAGACCAACGACCATCCACCTTTTGCGGGTTAAGCAGAGGAGCCGGTGACTGGTACACGGTTGATAACCCCACCAGTGCCTTTAACCTGAAATGGTTTGAATATATCTCGTCCATCCAGAGCTATCTGAACACGATGGGTTACCTGGACAAGGCCTATTATTACTTTGCCAATGAACCCCAGGATCAGGCGGATTATGATGCTGTGGCCTGGTATTCCAGGTACCTGAAACAGGCTGCCCCGAACCTTAAACTCATGGTCTCGGAAAACCCACGCAGCGAGATCTATGAACATGCGGATTATGTGGAGGACGGTCAAATCGACATCTGGCTGCCCGTGCTCAATGAGTATGACCCGGCAATCTCCTGGAACCGGGAAAAGGAGCACGGCGAGGAGAGCTGGGTCTATTTTCTCCACGGTACCAGACCACCCTATTTCAATCCCATCACCCTGGATCATCCGGGCATTGAAAGCAAATTTACGGGCTGGTTCCTCTGGAAATACCGGGTCCGGGGCATTGCCTATTATTCGCTCAACAACTGGAGCAAGAATCCCTGGACCGCCCCACTCAATGACGGTCATAACGGCGACCTGTTCATGCTCTATCCGCCCTCGGAGGACAATACCCCCATCAGCTTTGGCAGCAATAACCACCGTTTTGTCCCCTCTATCCGCTTTGAGCTGATGCGCGACAGCCTGGAGGACTATGCCTATCTCTATATCCTCAATAACAGCAGCAGACCAGAAGTGGACGTAGCAAACCCGGCAGATAGCCAGGTGAACAAGATCATCACCGGCCTGACCTCTTACACCCGCAGTGATGAATTCCTCTACAACCTGCGTCGCCTGATCGGCCTGAAGAACGGAGGCGAGATCGCGGAAATCCCGGATATTAAACCGCCGCCGGTCCATCCCAGGGCAGAAGGGGAGCCTGGAGATTACTTTATAAATTTCCAGGAGGTGACCGGTTACCCGCTTGCCGACCCGCTCATTGTGGACGGCAAGGAATACATGAAGATCGGCTGGAATACCTATGACGCAGGTCTGGGCTACGGCTGGTACGGAGACATGGATCATGTCATGTACCGGTATATCTCCAACGGCCCTGATGAACTGCGCAAAAGTATCATCTATGATGACTGGGGCAGGCAGAAAACCTTTGAGTTCGATCTGCCCAACGGCTCCTACACCGTCACTGCTTCAGTGGGTTGGCAGGACAAGACGTACAGCCGTCAGTATATCAGCATTGAAGGTGTTAATTTTATCAATGATGAGGCCACCACACCCGCTGTGCCCTATCTGGTGCGTAGCCATGAGGTCACAGTGAGCGATAATAAGCTGACCATGGCTATGGGCATCTTTGACGAATACACCATGCTCAACTATCTCGATATTGAGGCAATTGCTCCATCGAGCACACCACCCAAGGTCATGCCCTTGCTCTATCTGCTGTTACTGGGCGGAGATAATTAA
- a CDS encoding choice-of-anchor Q domain-containing protein: protein MLHRAHHPRSCPCSICCYWAEIINREDPESSAINAGTGTGAPATDQRGFSRDAQIDIGAYEYLAESKKSPYIVMILKMLLL from the coding sequence TTGCTCCATCGAGCACACCACCCAAGGTCATGCCCTTGCTCTATCTGCTGTTACTGGGCGGAGATAATTAACAGAGAGGACCCGGAAAGTTCGGCCATCAACGCCGGGACAGGAACGGGAGCCCCGGCAACAGACCAACGTGGTTTTTCCCGGGATGCGCAGATTGATATAGGTGCCTACGAATATCTTGCAGAGAGTAAGAAGTCACCATATATTGTTATGATTCTGAAGATGTTGCTCTTGTAG
- a CDS encoding nitroreductase family protein, with product MSLFEVNTATCNKDGICAAVCPAGIIEIGESGHPVPTAEAEELCIQCGHCVAICPTASFSHSAMAVEACQPITKDQQLSLEQCEQFLQARRSIRTYKKQAVSQDELQKIIELARYAPSGHNSQSVQWLVLGNREELHHLAGITVDWMRWMLDNMTEMALAQHMDRTVRRWEEGKDVILRDAPTLIIAHAPQDDPIAPSSSTIALSYLELAATAMGLGCCWAGYFYVASMNFPPMLEALPLPENHKCLGSMMVGYPKFRYHRLPLRKSPEITWRL from the coding sequence ATGAGCTTATTCGAAGTGAATACTGCAACATGCAATAAAGACGGAATATGTGCGGCTGTTTGTCCAGCAGGTATCATTGAGATTGGTGAGAGCGGGCATCCTGTCCCCACAGCTGAAGCAGAGGAACTCTGCATTCAATGCGGTCATTGCGTGGCAATCTGTCCAACAGCCAGCTTTTCCCATTCTGCAATGGCCGTAGAAGCCTGCCAGCCCATCACGAAGGACCAACAGCTTTCCCTGGAACAATGCGAACAATTCCTCCAAGCCCGGCGGTCCATAAGGACTTATAAAAAACAGGCTGTCTCCCAAGATGAGTTACAAAAGATCATCGAACTCGCCCGATATGCCCCAAGCGGGCATAATTCCCAAAGCGTGCAATGGCTTGTTTTGGGCAATAGAGAGGAGTTGCACCATCTTGCAGGAATCACTGTTGATTGGATGCGCTGGATGCTGGACAATATGACGGAAATGGCTCTGGCGCAGCACATGGACAGGACCGTCCGTCGTTGGGAAGAGGGAAAAGATGTCATCCTTCGAGATGCACCCACGCTTATTATTGCCCATGCACCCCAAGATGATCCTATCGCCCCGAGTTCCAGCACCATCGCCCTATCATATCTTGAACTGGCTGCAACTGCGATGGGATTAGGCTGTTGCTGGGCAGGTTATTTTTATGTCGCCTCTATGAATTTTCCCCCGATGCTGGAGGCGTTGCCTCTTCCTGAAAATCATAAATGCTTGGGGAGTATGATGGTGGGATATCCCAAGTTCAGGTATCATCGACTTCCGTTGCGTAAGTCTCCTGAGATTACCTGGCGGTTGTAG
- a CDS encoding NUDIX domain-containing protein — MTFATDQTSITYQEDKYGGIILDDAAFKLSPAVFEKELAQVIADHPEKKLIWITLPIAKSEYIPLLTQQNFTFYDCRETTLILVKKVIPNPIIPNPTNHTIGVGVFVREGDNMLVVKDRIYRSYKLPGGYMDNEENISQAVAREVAEETGIRVQMDAVVSIGHFTPCQFNESNIYLICKATPLSTTIEIGDTEEIIEARWMNIDQYIKHEHVHPYNKKIVMVALHNRGIKHEACDLFIPGEKRYEFFF; from the coding sequence ATGACCTTTGCCACAGACCAGACCAGCATCACCTACCAAGAAGACAAATACGGCGGCATAATCCTGGATGATGCCGCCTTTAAGCTCAGTCCGGCAGTCTTTGAGAAAGAATTGGCACAAGTCATTGCTGACCATCCAGAAAAAAAGCTAATCTGGATCACCTTGCCCATAGCCAAATCGGAATACATCCCGCTCTTAACTCAGCAAAATTTTACATTCTACGATTGCAGAGAAACTACGCTTATCCTGGTTAAAAAGGTCATCCCTAACCCCATCATCCCCAACCCCACAAACCACACCATAGGCGTGGGCGTCTTTGTCCGTGAAGGCGATAATATGCTGGTGGTCAAGGATCGAATCTACAGATCGTACAAGCTTCCAGGCGGATATATGGACAACGAGGAAAATATTTCCCAGGCTGTTGCCCGGGAAGTTGCCGAGGAGACCGGAATAAGGGTGCAGATGGATGCCGTCGTTTCCATTGGCCATTTCACCCCCTGTCAGTTTAATGAGTCCAATATTTATCTGATCTGTAAGGCCACGCCCTTATCAACAACGATCGAAATCGGTGACACCGAGGAAATCATCGAAGCACGCTGGATGAATATTGACCAATACATCAAGCATGAGCATGTCCATCCCTATAATAAAAAAATCGTGATGGTGGCTCTGCATAATAGAGGTATTAAGCACGAGGCATGTGACCTTTTTATACCGGGAGAAAAGCGATATGAATTTTTCTTTTAA
- a CDS encoding alpha/beta hydrolase, whose amino-acid sequence MNFSFKLIQAVSFLLLCFLITSCTLIQLNKDVNKSLESTVITGRVRADSLETGPIIVAACSVDKKKKIAHYTVLHEPGEYELMVGQGEYYVFAFQDKNSNLIYEQGELAGQHGSPQKVQVPAVGVVFDIDIVIPEQGESIVFPQGKAIASPPPHKLYSRQAGAIAQLDDERFAPENGSKGFWEPYAFFKEFGGNIYFLEKYDPTKTPVLFIHGAAGTPEGWQYFVNHMDRTRFQPWFFYYPTGARIDSISYLLLWKLSNLQAKYQFKEMYITAHSMGGLVARSFLVNYGQKFPLVKLFIALATPWGGDKMAEYGVEQSPAVIPSWRDMQPEGNFITSLYRKKMPEQVRFYMFYGHQGTRNPFSSNNDGTIALSSLLDSRPQAEAQMNYAFNEDHTSIISSKEVVEQYNTILNEFAEQQNNSPQQSAGYLKVQVSYTYKTEGAMPHPRLILRPAGREGGEIVTFLQDEENSKLLGPFPAGDYVANMIVEAGAPQEKNIPISIKSKTTEELDVTFHADGEIRGCVTSSLKKEEKVIGMPDYLYRAVDKNVKIQSLTLQGQGIRRELQQSTGEDINNYDYLIERADVCHNTCFAFFGLPAGDYTLRLQAEGYKNLTKKYSVLPGKIKYFRITELLPE is encoded by the coding sequence ATGAATTTTTCTTTTAAACTGATTCAGGCTGTATCCTTCCTTCTTCTCTGTTTTTTGATAACCAGCTGCACCCTGATCCAACTCAACAAGGACGTGAACAAGAGTCTGGAGTCAACCGTTATTACAGGTCGTGTCCGTGCTGATTCTCTCGAAACGGGGCCGATCATTGTTGCGGCCTGTTCCGTAGATAAGAAAAAAAAGATTGCTCACTATACAGTACTCCACGAGCCCGGCGAATATGAGCTCATGGTCGGGCAGGGAGAGTACTATGTGTTTGCCTTTCAGGACAAGAACAGCAACCTGATCTACGAGCAAGGTGAACTGGCAGGCCAGCATGGCAGCCCGCAAAAGGTGCAGGTCCCGGCTGTTGGTGTTGTCTTTGATATCGATATCGTCATCCCGGAACAGGGAGAGTCCATCGTCTTTCCCCAGGGCAAAGCAATCGCTTCACCTCCCCCGCACAAGCTCTATAGTCGGCAGGCAGGGGCCATAGCGCAGTTGGATGACGAACGTTTTGCTCCAGAAAATGGTTCAAAGGGCTTTTGGGAGCCTTATGCATTTTTCAAAGAGTTTGGCGGTAATATATATTTTCTGGAGAAATACGATCCCACAAAAACACCGGTTCTTTTTATCCACGGAGCAGCAGGAACCCCGGAGGGTTGGCAATATTTTGTCAATCATATGGATAGAACCCGCTTCCAGCCCTGGTTCTTCTACTACCCCACCGGGGCCCGCATTGACAGCATCTCCTACCTCCTGCTCTGGAAACTTTCCAACCTCCAGGCCAAATATCAATTTAAAGAGATGTATATTACGGCCCATAGTATGGGAGGGCTGGTTGCCAGATCCTTTCTGGTGAATTATGGGCAAAAATTTCCTTTGGTAAAGCTTTTTATCGCCTTGGCAACCCCTTGGGGTGGAGACAAGATGGCGGAATACGGGGTAGAACAATCTCCGGCAGTCATCCCAAGTTGGCGGGATATGCAGCCGGAGGGCAATTTTATCACCTCACTGTACAGAAAAAAAATGCCGGAACAGGTCCGCTTTTATATGTTTTATGGACATCAAGGAACCAGAAACCCTTTCAGCTCCAACAACGACGGCACCATCGCCCTCTCCAGTCTTCTGGACTCAAGACCACAAGCTGAAGCCCAAATGAACTATGCCTTTAATGAGGACCATACCAGTATCATCTCCAGCAAGGAAGTGGTGGAGCAGTATAATACCATTCTTAACGAATTTGCAGAGCAGCAGAACAACTCCCCCCAACAATCCGCTGGATACCTGAAGGTCCAGGTATCCTATACTTATAAGACAGAGGGTGCAATGCCCCATCCCCGACTCATACTCCGCCCTGCGGGAAGAGAAGGAGGGGAAATCGTCACCTTTCTCCAGGATGAGGAAAACAGTAAACTTCTCGGACCATTTCCGGCTGGGGACTATGTGGCAAACATGATTGTCGAGGCCGGAGCACCTCAGGAAAAGAACATCCCAATTTCCATCAAGAGTAAGACAACAGAGGAACTGGATGTTACCTTCCACGCGGACGGGGAAATTCGCGGTTGCGTTACCTCTTCATTGAAAAAAGAAGAAAAAGTTATTGGGATGCCTGATTATCTCTACCGTGCAGTTGACAAAAACGTCAAAATACAGTCACTGACTCTCCAGGGTCAAGGAATCCGAAGAGAACTTCAACAAAGTACTGGTGAAGATATCAACAACTATGACTATCTTATTGAGCGTGCTGATGTCTGCCATAATACCTGCTTCGCTTTTTTCGGCTTACCTGCTGGTGACTATACCCTCCGTCTTCAGGCAGAAGGATATAAGAATCTTACGAAAAAATACTCTGTTCTTCCTGGAAAAATAAAGTATTTTCGAATTACAGAACTCCTTCCCGAGTGA
- a CDS encoding YHS domain-containing protein: protein MSPQRLLLLAFLLWIAWRLVRNLIRDKITKEAKNQLRKEAEQADETTVQDILVEDPVCHTLIPQHQAIRLRQDGKTYYFCSDSCCDQFTGEPGGKE from the coding sequence ATGAGTCCGCAGCGTTTATTGCTTCTTGCCTTCCTCCTTTGGATTGCCTGGCGATTGGTGCGCAACCTGATTCGTGACAAGATCACGAAAGAAGCGAAAAACCAACTCCGAAAAGAAGCTGAGCAGGCAGACGAAACAACTGTCCAGGACATCCTGGTCGAAGACCCGGTATGTCACACCCTGATTCCTCAACATCAGGCCATTCGTTTGCGCCAGGACGGAAAAACCTATTATTTTTGCAGCGATTCCTGCTGCGACCAATTTACCGGCGAGCCGGGAGGAAAAGAATGA
- the fsa gene encoding fructose-6-phosphate aldolase, whose product MKFFIDTANIDEIKKGLELGMVDGVTTNPSLISKEQRPFTEILADICALVDGPISAEVISLDAEGMVTEARELAAINENIVIKVPMTEDGLKAVKRLSAENIKTNVTLIFSTTQALLAAKAGATYVSPFVGRLDDIALDGMELISEIMTIFANYSLPTEVIVASVRSPQHVSQSALIGADIATIPYKVIAQLAKHPLTDIGMEKFLADWEKRQK is encoded by the coding sequence ATGAAATTTTTTATAGATACGGCAAATATTGATGAGATCAAAAAAGGGCTTGAGCTCGGTATGGTGGACGGAGTCACCACCAACCCCTCGCTTATCTCGAAAGAGCAACGTCCCTTTACAGAGATCCTTGCCGATATCTGCGCCTTGGTTGATGGCCCGATCAGCGCTGAAGTTATCAGTCTTGATGCCGAAGGCATGGTGACTGAGGCCCGTGAGCTGGCTGCCATCAATGAAAATATAGTAATTAAGGTCCCGATGACAGAGGACGGCCTGAAGGCTGTCAAACGCCTGTCAGCAGAAAATATCAAGACCAACGTGACCCTGATCTTCTCCACCACTCAGGCCCTGCTCGCTGCCAAGGCAGGAGCAACCTATGTCAGCCCCTTTGTCGGGCGACTTGATGATATCGCTTTAGATGGTATGGAGCTGATCAGCGAAATCATGACCATATTTGCCAACTACTCTCTTCCCACTGAGGTCATCGTTGCCTCGGTTCGCAGCCCACAACACGTATCCCAATCTGCATTGATCGGGGCAGATATTGCCACGATTCCATATAAAGTCATTGCCCAACTCGCCAAGCATCCACTGACTGACATCGGCATGGAAAAATTTCTGGCTGACTGGGAAAAACGACAAAAATAA
- a CDS encoding transglycosylase SLT domain-containing protein, producing the protein MRVRVTPYLFAATFLLFFANQGEVSGEEIYRYIDKYGVAHYTNVPTDGYKPVSLSRLATPQEEGISFRTPTVRSADRKDLKLHSGRHWKYTNNTKFDKHIRHAARAHKVDPLLIKAIIKTESAFNRYAVSPKGAKGLMQLMPATAKDLKVKDPFDPRQNIYGGTKYIKWLLKRFNGDLRLSLAAYNAGPARVKKKIPRIPETIAYVSKVLRYYKAYKKGGKKRRAAYQPAIAMTTSIRVREMVTVN; encoded by the coding sequence ATGCGTGTTCGTGTAACCCCTTATTTATTTGCCGCAACCTTTTTGCTTTTTTTCGCCAATCAAGGAGAGGTGTCTGGAGAAGAGATTTACAGATATATAGATAAATATGGGGTTGCCCATTATACCAATGTTCCGACTGATGGTTACAAACCGGTTTCTCTTTCTCGTCTAGCCACACCACAGGAGGAAGGGATATCGTTTCGCACCCCAACTGTGCGGAGCGCAGATCGTAAGGACCTGAAACTCCATAGCGGGAGACATTGGAAATACACAAACAACACCAAATTTGACAAGCATATTCGGCATGCTGCCCGCGCCCATAAGGTAGACCCTCTGCTGATTAAGGCAATTATTAAGACAGAGTCTGCCTTTAATCGTTATGCCGTTTCTCCAAAAGGAGCAAAAGGGCTCATGCAACTCATGCCAGCCACAGCAAAGGATCTTAAAGTCAAAGACCCCTTTGATCCCCGGCAAAACATCTATGGCGGAACCAAGTACATAAAATGGCTACTGAAACGTTTTAACGGTGATCTACGCCTCAGCCTGGCGGCCTATAATGCGGGACCGGCACGAGTGAAAAAGAAAATTCCACGCATCCCGGAAACAATAGCCTATGTAAGCAAAGTTCTTCGCTATTACAAGGCCTATAAGAAAGGGGGCAAAAAACGGCGAGCAGCATACCAACCAGCTATCGCCATGACCACCAGTATTCGTGTTCGAGAAATGGTAACGGTGAACTAA
- the pgsA gene encoding CDP-diacylglycerol--glycerol-3-phosphate 3-phosphatidyltransferase gives MRHLPNLITAFRLLLTALLAILLMFEQKTGLAFLCCLLFAIAAATDWVDGYLARRFKAVTTLGKLMDPLADKLLVATALIMLIPLGRLPAWVALVIVSREMMVTGLRGLASSSGIVVAASGLGKIKSTLQYIGLGTLIFPLGLLPIPYLHQIGLGVVYLALVLTVWSGFDYFYKLRQVFLVEERGQM, from the coding sequence ATGCGACATCTGCCAAATCTGATAACCGCTTTCCGTCTTCTTCTCACCGCCCTTCTGGCAATTCTGCTTATGTTCGAACAGAAAACCGGTCTGGCCTTCCTTTGCTGCCTGCTCTTTGCCATTGCCGCAGCCACAGACTGGGTTGACGGCTATCTTGCTCGCCGCTTTAAGGCGGTGACGACCCTGGGGAAACTCATGGACCCCTTGGCTGATAAGCTGCTCGTGGCCACGGCGCTTATCATGCTCATTCCACTGGGCCGCCTTCCGGCTTGGGTTGCTCTGGTGATTGTCTCCCGAGAGATGATGGTCACCGGGCTCAGAGGCCTTGCCTCATCTTCCGGGATTGTGGTTGCTGCCAGCGGCCTGGGAAAAATCAAATCCACCTTGCAGTATATAGGCCTCGGTACCTTGATCTTCCCCCTTGGCCTTCTGCCCATCCCTTATCTGCACCAAATCGGTCTTGGAGTGGTCTACTTGGCGCTGGTGCTGACCGTTTGGTCGGGATTTGATTATTTTTATAAATTACGACAGGTCTTTCTTGTGGAAGAAAGGGGCCAGATGTAG
- a CDS encoding pentapeptide repeat-containing protein, with protein MANKEQLEILKQGVETWNAWREEHPDAKINLRGAKLDGLDLSGANFREADIRGASFKNAILVRTDFTRALAGHAILGKWLQFILWIVYGIACGNFMFLATNIYLSVLLRNVDQSFSNTIIVLFYIFTIIIYFIIGIWKYKISSVVCWFAVIGVGTWMLSPLQDIGKSISVFFLTLPVIGFMSLAWAVMGLASIVGYKRNTGTLIFLLSGVAGVISLAGQDHMGIRALPLALALIFNIILIGRGIGLAVRHEEPQFAFLRRPGLFMLSLCGTSFWTADLKDAIFYKASLRNVRFGNAILTGTSWQGAQGLRFARCNGTILNDRDVRELLVRRRGQGLILKGKNLQGAYLVGADLCSVDLRETDLMQANLSGADITAAKLYGSARENWVIDDICCKYVYWDEAGKERTPPDRDFRPGEFEELYKQLPTFEYFFEQGFTPLDPLVMDRVVHAINQQYKEFQLELVNFDKRGQPHATFTVCQLDYIDTAKEQVSAVYEANKVQPENQDQLMAAFMGLIENQNKSLDIIKQLGGSKMGDTYNISGGQVGAVGKSAISTGNTFQQIVNDLSRLHQEMRRSSTTPEQQAAAQDVAKAEQAARQEDELTMKQHLKNAGQWALDCAQKIGTDVVTEYLKKITTGM; from the coding sequence ATGGCGAATAAAGAACAGCTTGAAATACTCAAACAGGGTGTTGAAACATGGAATGCGTGGCGGGAGGAGCATCCTGATGCGAAGATTAATCTGCGCGGGGCGAAGCTGGATGGGTTGGATTTAAGCGGGGCGAATTTTCGGGAGGCGGATATTCGAGGGGCGAGTTTTAAGAATGCTATTCTGGTACGAACTGACTTTACTCGAGCGCTAGCTGGACATGCCATTCTGGGGAAATGGCTGCAATTTATACTGTGGATAGTATACGGGATTGCATGTGGAAATTTTATGTTTCTTGCGACAAATATATATTTATCTGTATTGCTTAGAAATGTTGATCAGTCTTTTTCTAATACTATTATAGTATTGTTTTATATATTTACTATAATTATCTATTTTATTATTGGAATTTGGAAATACAAGATTAGTTCTGTAGTCTGTTGGTTTGCTGTAATAGGAGTGGGGACTTGGATGCTTTCACCTCTTCAAGATATAGGTAAAAGTATTTCTGTTTTCTTTTTGACTTTACCTGTAATAGGATTTATGAGTCTGGCCTGGGCAGTTATGGGGCTTGCGTCTATAGTCGGATATAAGAGAAATACAGGAACCCTGATTTTTCTTTTGTCTGGGGTCGCTGGCGTAATCTCCTTGGCGGGTCAGGATCATATGGGTATTAGAGCACTGCCATTAGCTCTTGCTCTAATATTCAACATAATACTTATTGGCCGTGGAATCGGTCTTGCAGTACGGCATGAAGAACCTCAGTTTGCCTTTTTGCGCAGACCGGGACTTTTCATGCTAAGTTTGTGCGGAACAAGTTTTTGGACAGCAGATTTAAAAGACGCGATATTTTACAAAGCCAGCCTTAGAAATGTTCGTTTCGGCAACGCCATTCTGACAGGAACCTCTTGGCAGGGCGCACAAGGTTTACGATTTGCCCGCTGCAATGGCACCATTCTCAATGACCGCGACGTGCGGGAGCTGCTGGTACGTCGCAGAGGACAGGGGCTTATCTTGAAAGGCAAAAATCTACAAGGCGCATATCTTGTTGGTGCAGATTTGTGCAGTGTTGATTTACGCGAAACCGACTTAATGCAGGCCAATCTCAGCGGAGCGGACATCACCGCTGCAAAGCTCTACGGCAGCGCACGGGAGAACTGGGTTATTGACGATATTTGTTGCAAGTATGTCTATTGGGACGAAGCCGGAAAAGAACGCACCCCACCTGATCGAGATTTCCGTCCCGGTGAATTTGAAGAGCTGTACAAGCAACTTCCCACCTTTGAGTATTTCTTTGAACAGGGCTTCACTCCGCTCGATCCGCTGGTTATGGATCGGGTTGTTCACGCTATCAATCAGCAGTACAAAGAATTCCAGCTTGAGCTGGTTAATTTCGACAAGCGCGGCCAACCCCACGCCACCTTTACGGTCTGCCAGCTGGATTACATTGATACAGCCAAAGAACAGGTAAGCGCGGTGTATGAGGCCAACAAGGTACAGCCGGAGAATCAAGATCAGCTCATGGCCGCTTTTATGGGACTCATTGAAAATCAAAACAAATCACTGGACATCATTAAACAATTGGGAGGATCGAAAATGGGAGATACGTACAATATCAGCGGCGGTCAGGTCGGTGCAGTGGGCAAAAGCGCAATATCCACCGGCAACACCTTTCAACAGATCGTCAACGATCTTTCCCGCCTGCACCAAGAAATGCGGCGTAGCTCAACCACCCCAGAGCAGCAGGCCGCTGCCCAGGATGTCGCCAAAGCCGAACAGGCCGCCCGCCAGGAAGACGAATTGACCATGAAACAGCATCTGAAAAACGCCGGGCAATGGGCCTTGGACTGCGCCCAGAAAATCGGCACGGATGTGGTGACCGAGTACCTGAAAAAAATAACGACCGGGATGTAA